The following proteins are encoded in a genomic region of Microtus ochrogaster isolate Prairie Vole_2 chromosome 5, MicOch1.0, whole genome shotgun sequence:
- the LOC101983318 gene encoding olfactory receptor 150-like: MEQVNQTTVTEFILDGLTNNPGLQLPLFLIFLGVYLVTVVGNLGMIILIMFSSQLHTPMYYLLSSLSLIDCCQSTVITPKMLMNFVTEKNVIPYTECMAQFFFFCAFAIAECHMLAAMAYDRYVAISNPLLYNVTMSYKVCLWMIAGVYGMGFLSATAPAFFMMRLLFCKSNIIRHYFCDLFPLLELSCSSTFINEVLAWSLGSFNILIPAITILSSYIFIIVSILHIHSTGGRLKAFSTCSSHILAVALFYGSTAFMYLQPSSVSSLGESKLSSVFYTIVVPMLNPMIYSLRNKDVKIALKKLIQKVSFHSTKSEFH; encoded by the coding sequence ATGGAACAAGTAAATCAAACCACAGTGACTGAATTCATCCTTGATGGGTTAACAAATAATCCAGGGCTCCAATTGCCACTATTCCTCATCTTTCTGGGAGTCTATTTGGTTACAGTTGTGGGAAATCTAGGCATGATCATCTTGATTATGTTCAGTTCTCagctgcacacacccatgtattaTTTACTCAGCAGTCTGTCCCTTATTGACTGCTGTCAGTCAACTGTCATTACTCCCAAAATGCTGATGAACTTTGTGACAGAGAAGAATGTCATACCCTACACAGAATGCATGGCTCAGTTCTTCTTCTTTTGTGCTTTTGCTATTGCAGAATGTCACATGTTAGCTGCAATGgcatatgaccgctatgtggctaTCTCTAACCCATTGCTATACAATGTAACCATGTCCTATAAAGTCTGTTTGTGGATGATTGCTGGGGTATATGGTATGGGATTCCTTAGTGCCACGGCTCCTGCTTTCTTCATGATGAGATTGCTTTTCTGTAAGTCTAATATAATAAGGCATTACTTCTGTGATCTTTTCCCATTACTGGAGCTCTCTTGTTCCAGTACTTTTATCAATGAAGTACTAGCATGGTCCCTTGGTTCATTTAACATTCTTATACCAGCTATAACCATTCTTAGCTCGTACATCTTCATCATTGTCAGCATCCTCCATATTCATTCCACTGGGGGGAGACTCAAGGCCTTcagcacctgcagctcccacattTTAGCTGTTGCTCTCTTCTATGGTTCGACAGCTTTCATGTATCTTCAGCCATCATCAGTCAGCTCCCTGGGAGAAAGTAAattgtcatctgtgttttataCCATTGTTGTGCCTATGTTGAATCCCATGATCTACAGCCTGAGAAATAAAGATGTCAAAATTGccctaaaaaaattaattcaaaaggTAAGTTTCCACTCAACCAAGAGTGAGTTTCATTAG